A portion of the Streptosporangiales bacterium genome contains these proteins:
- a CDS encoding LysR family transcriptional regulator, whose protein sequence is MTLQQLAYFVAVAETRHFTRAAQASHVAQPSLSRQVHALERELGAPLFSRTRGNVALTPSGEALLPLARRILADTETARTEVLELIGLRRGRLRLGATPSLCVTLVADVLRRFHDSYPGIELEVTENGSRDLVRQLDQGELDVALVIVPASGADERLVLQPLLREDLVVASPAGEPPPTRRSRFRLADLRDRPLVMFREGYDLRDVTLQACQQAGVRPRLSVEGGEMDAVLRFVEAGLGIAIVPSMVLADRAGLRATPLAAPGLSRTIALAHRSGVTPIHAARAFGTTLLETVADSAARGGLPSGVRRVRAAT, encoded by the coding sequence GTGACGCTCCAGCAGCTCGCGTACTTCGTGGCGGTCGCGGAGACGCGGCACTTCACCCGGGCGGCCCAGGCGAGTCATGTCGCGCAGCCCTCGCTCAGCCGGCAGGTGCACGCGCTGGAGCGCGAGCTCGGCGCACCGCTGTTCAGCCGCACCCGCGGCAACGTCGCCCTCACTCCGTCCGGCGAGGCGTTGCTCCCGCTCGCGCGGCGGATCCTCGCCGACACCGAGACGGCACGCACCGAGGTGCTCGAGCTGATCGGCCTGCGCCGCGGCCGGCTGCGGCTCGGCGCGACCCCGAGCCTGTGCGTCACGCTCGTCGCCGACGTCCTGCGACGGTTCCACGACAGCTATCCGGGCATCGAGCTCGAGGTCACCGAGAACGGGTCACGTGACCTCGTCCGCCAGCTCGACCAGGGCGAGCTCGACGTCGCCCTCGTGATCGTGCCGGCATCGGGCGCGGACGAGCGGCTCGTCCTGCAGCCGCTGCTGCGCGAGGACCTCGTCGTCGCGTCACCGGCGGGGGAGCCGCCGCCCACGCGGCGCAGCAGGTTCCGGCTCGCGGACCTCCGTGACCGGCCGCTCGTGATGTTCCGCGAGGGTTACGACCTGCGTGACGTCACGCTGCAGGCGTGCCAGCAGGCGGGCGTCCGTCCGCGGCTGTCGGTGGAGGGCGGCGAGATGGACGCGGTGCTGCGCTTCGTCGAGGCGGGGCTGGGCATCGCGATCGTGCCGAGCATGGTGCTCGCTGACCGTGCCGGCCTGCGGGCGACCCCGCTCGCGGCGCCCGGGCTGTCGCGCACGATCGCGCTCGCGCACCGCAGCGGCGTGACGCCGATCCACGCCGCCCGTGCGTTCGGGACGACCCTGCTGGAGACGGTCGCCGACTCGGCGGCCCGCGGTGGCCTGCCGTCCGGGGTGCGGCGGGTGCGCGCGGCGACCTGA
- a CDS encoding ABC transporter permease subunit yields MSSARSRSRVAIALTYLAYAVILAVFLGPVLFMAWGSLHGTGAIAASPPDLTAPASVDNYVNLFQSMEFGRYLGNSIIIAGGSTLLGLIAGAPAAYCIARLGLKSLSILTIVARMAPGVLFLIPVRTVAIRVGAIDSIPLNYVLLVLVHLIITLPMCIWLLIPFFESVPRAIEEAAEIDGCSMRRTFLTIALPMVRPGIAVAAVISFIFSWNYFLFALGLANADTVPMPVIAFNFIGVGQYDWGGLMAAAVIIAAPTTVLTFVAQRFLVRGLTAGAVK; encoded by the coding sequence GTGAGCTCGGCGCGTAGCAGGAGCAGAGTCGCCATCGCGCTCACGTACCTCGCGTACGCGGTGATCCTCGCCGTCTTCCTCGGTCCCGTGCTGTTCATGGCGTGGGGCAGTCTGCACGGGACGGGCGCGATCGCCGCCTCACCTCCCGACCTCACCGCACCCGCGAGCGTCGACAACTACGTCAACCTGTTCCAGAGCATGGAGTTCGGCAGGTATCTCGGCAACAGCATCATCATCGCCGGCGGCTCGACGTTGCTCGGGCTGATCGCGGGCGCGCCGGCTGCGTACTGCATCGCGAGGCTCGGCCTGAAGTCGTTGTCGATCCTGACGATCGTCGCGCGGATGGCGCCCGGTGTGCTGTTCCTCATCCCGGTGCGCACGGTGGCGATCCGGGTGGGCGCGATCGACTCGATCCCGCTGAACTACGTGCTCCTCGTCCTCGTGCACCTCATCATCACGCTGCCCATGTGCATCTGGCTGCTCATCCCGTTCTTCGAGAGCGTGCCGCGGGCGATCGAGGAGGCCGCCGAGATCGACGGCTGCAGCATGCGCCGGACGTTCCTCACGATCGCGCTGCCGATGGTGCGACCGGGGATCGCCGTGGCCGCCGTCATCTCGTTCATCTTCTCGTGGAACTACTTCCTGTTCGCGCTCGGGCTGGCGAACGCGGACACGGTGCCGATGCCGGTCATCGCCTTCAACTTCATCGGTGTCGGTCAGTACGACTGGGGCGGGCTGATGGCCGCCGCGGTCATCATCGCGGCGCCGACGACGGTCCTCACGTTCGTGGCGCAGCGCTTCCTCGTGCGCGGGCTCACGGCCGGCGCGGTCAAGTAG
- a CDS encoding HAMP domain-containing protein: MENGAATRRGGRLHAVVRRALQPSSTWPLRVKLVAAVLLLVAVGLTITGAAAVTALRTYLYAKVDSGLHTTARSTVAAIENGGWEAGPVTQTRLPSTYWIARTDVTGRTGRTLSSIMGESRFPPELPVYDTEQVRQLGGEPFDLGSTDGTRWRVVMLPLSDGSGNVVVAASLAGTDATIARLVGIIVVVGGGVLVLVGALGYVLVRSSLRPLVEVESTAAAIAAGDLSQRVPEQDPRTEVGRLSGALNSMLTQVEDAFRARESSEAAARESEGRMRQFVADASHELRTPLTSIRGFSELYRQGAVGDADDIARLMRRIEDEATRMGLLVDDLLLLARLDQERPMEREPVDLVALARDAVGDAAAIAPERDIGLETEAGEGVLVTGDEARLRQVLGNLVGNALTHTEADTPIVVRIGDDPHDGRYVRLDVSDEGPGLSREAARRVFERFYRVDPSRSRAAGGTGLGLSIVAAIVAGHGGRVGVETAPGKGATFQVRLPRRAP, encoded by the coding sequence ATCGAGAACGGCGCGGCGACACGTCGCGGCGGGCGGCTGCACGCCGTCGTACGACGAGCGCTGCAGCCGTCGTCGACGTGGCCGCTTCGGGTCAAGCTCGTCGCCGCGGTGCTCCTGCTCGTCGCCGTCGGCCTCACGATCACCGGGGCGGCCGCGGTCACGGCGCTGCGCACGTACCTGTACGCGAAGGTCGACAGCGGGCTCCACACGACCGCGCGGTCGACGGTCGCCGCGATCGAGAACGGCGGCTGGGAGGCCGGGCCGGTCACGCAGACGCGGCTGCCGAGCACGTACTGGATCGCGCGGACGGACGTCACCGGCAGGACCGGGCGCACGCTCAGCTCCATCATGGGCGAGTCGCGGTTCCCGCCCGAGCTCCCCGTCTACGACACCGAGCAGGTCAGGCAGCTCGGCGGTGAGCCGTTCGACCTCGGCTCGACGGACGGCACGCGCTGGCGGGTGGTGATGCTCCCGCTGTCCGACGGCTCTGGCAACGTCGTGGTCGCGGCGAGCCTCGCCGGCACCGACGCCACCATCGCCCGGCTCGTGGGCATCATCGTCGTGGTCGGCGGCGGCGTGCTCGTCCTCGTCGGCGCGCTCGGTTACGTCCTCGTCCGCAGCAGCCTCCGCCCCCTTGTCGAGGTCGAGTCGACCGCGGCCGCCATCGCGGCGGGCGACCTGTCCCAGCGCGTGCCCGAGCAGGACCCGCGCACCGAGGTGGGCCGGCTCTCGGGGGCGCTCAACAGCATGCTCACCCAGGTGGAGGACGCGTTCCGCGCACGCGAGTCGTCCGAGGCCGCGGCGCGGGAGTCCGAGGGCCGGATGCGGCAGTTCGTCGCCGACGCGAGCCATGAGCTGCGCACGCCGTTGACGTCGATCCGCGGCTTCTCCGAGCTCTACCGGCAGGGCGCGGTCGGCGACGCCGACGACATCGCGCGGCTGATGCGCAGGATCGAGGACGAGGCCACCCGCATGGGCCTGCTCGTCGACGACCTGCTGCTGCTCGCCCGCCTCGACCAGGAACGCCCGATGGAGCGCGAGCCCGTCGACCTCGTCGCACTCGCCCGCGACGCCGTCGGCGACGCTGCCGCGATCGCCCCCGAGCGCGACATCGGCCTGGAGACCGAGGCCGGCGAGGGCGTGCTGGTCACCGGCGACGAGGCGCGGCTGCGCCAGGTGCTCGGCAACCTCGTCGGCAACGCGCTCACCCACACCGAGGCCGACACCCCGATCGTCGTCCGCATCGGCGACGACCCCCACGACGGCCGGTACGTCAGGCTCGACGTCAGCGACGAGGGCCCCGGGCTCTCCCGCGAGGCCGCCCGCCGGGTCTTCGAACGCTTCTACCGCGTCGACCCGTCCCGCAGCCGAGCGGCCGGCGGCACCGGTCTCGGCCTGTCCATCGTGGCGGCGATCGTCGCCGGCCACGGCGGCCGCGTCGGCGTCGAGACCGCCCCGGGCAAGGGTGCGACGTTCCAGGTCCGCCTCCCCCGCCGGGCGCCCTGA
- a CDS encoding response regulator produces MNATREAEARLVVVDDEPNIVELLSASLRFAGFDVTSAANGHDALTAVKDVRPDLLVLDVMMPGMDGFSVVRRLRADGVRVPVLFLTARDATGDKVQGLTLGGDDYVTKPFSLEELVARIRAVLRRTSGPDAGIRPAKLTFADIELDDDSHEVYKAGETVSLSPTEFKLLRYLMENASRVLSKAQILDHVWQYDFGGDANIVESYVSYLRRKIDTTEPRLLHTVRGVGYVLRKPRE; encoded by the coding sequence ATGAACGCGACCCGTGAGGCCGAGGCGCGGCTGGTCGTGGTGGACGACGAGCCCAACATCGTCGAACTGCTGTCGGCGAGCCTGCGGTTCGCCGGCTTCGACGTGACCTCCGCGGCCAACGGCCACGACGCGCTCACCGCGGTCAAGGACGTCCGGCCCGACCTGCTCGTGCTCGACGTGATGATGCCCGGCATGGACGGCTTCTCCGTCGTCCGCCGGCTGCGGGCCGACGGCGTGCGGGTGCCCGTGCTGTTCCTCACCGCGCGCGACGCGACCGGCGACAAGGTGCAGGGGCTCACCCTCGGCGGCGACGACTACGTGACCAAGCCGTTCAGCCTCGAGGAGCTCGTCGCCCGGATCCGTGCGGTCCTGCGGCGTACGTCGGGGCCCGACGCGGGCATCCGCCCGGCGAAGCTGACCTTCGCCGACATCGAGCTCGACGACGACTCGCACGAGGTCTACAAGGCCGGCGAGACGGTCTCGCTCTCGCCGACGGAGTTCAAGCTGCTGCGCTACCTGATGGAGAACGCCAGCCGCGTGCTGTCGAAGGCGCAGATCCTCGACCACGTCTGGCAGTACGACTTCGGTGGCGACGCGAACATCGTCGAGTCGTACGTCTCGTACCTCCGGCGCAAGATCGACACGACCGAGCCGCGGCTCCTCCACACGGTGCGGGGCGTCGGCTACGTCCTGCGCAAGCCGAGGGAGTGA
- a CDS encoding extracellular solute-binding protein translates to MSIRRRTLRTTALAVALGALVLSSCGSGGSEADAKELDVVLVNTPWARAITPHIPEFEKETGIKVKLQQFAQPQARDKIFVSLSSRSSDLDVFNVLPSNEGIKWQRAGLLEDLESRLAEADADYDAKGLTPAMLDASRLNKELVGIPVNAEGPVVYYRKDLLKQYDIAVPKTIDELVAAAAKIHSASKGRYVSATRGQSPTVVYTFGNFLHNEGAEWAKGGKPAFGDPRVVKAIDDYVKLAGTYGPKGAVNNGPVQTSALMASGRAAFQIDSSNELDSVIGEQSKVADKIGIMPIPRGTARSQPTLLAWNLGVSKFSKKKDQSWQFIQWATSPEMMLTLAEDGVAPPRDKTWEDPAFQKLHASPAKKDWVTSVTDILATGTGEVGPPADDQGSARKVIGDEIDKVILGQQDAEAAAANIQKGLQPLLATKE, encoded by the coding sequence ATGTCCATTCGCCGGCGCACGCTCCGAACCACCGCCCTGGCAGTGGCGCTGGGCGCTCTCGTCCTCTCGTCGTGCGGCTCGGGAGGTTCCGAGGCCGACGCGAAGGAGCTCGACGTCGTCCTCGTCAACACGCCGTGGGCGCGGGCGATCACGCCGCACATCCCGGAGTTCGAGAAGGAGACCGGGATCAAGGTCAAGCTGCAGCAGTTCGCGCAGCCCCAGGCACGCGACAAGATCTTCGTCAGCCTGTCGTCGCGCAGCTCCGACCTCGACGTGTTCAACGTCCTGCCGTCGAACGAGGGGATCAAGTGGCAGCGGGCCGGGCTCCTGGAGGACCTCGAGAGCCGGCTGGCCGAGGCCGACGCCGACTACGACGCCAAGGGTCTCACTCCGGCGATGCTCGACGCCTCGCGCCTGAACAAGGAGCTCGTCGGCATCCCGGTCAATGCCGAGGGTCCGGTGGTCTACTACCGCAAGGACCTGCTGAAGCAGTACGACATCGCGGTACCGAAGACGATCGACGAGCTCGTCGCCGCGGCCGCCAAGATCCACAGCGCCTCCAAGGGGCGGTACGTGAGTGCCACCCGCGGCCAGTCCCCCACCGTCGTCTACACGTTCGGCAACTTCCTCCACAACGAGGGTGCCGAGTGGGCGAAGGGCGGCAAGCCCGCGTTCGGCGACCCCCGAGTGGTCAAGGCCATCGACGACTACGTCAAGCTCGCGGGGACGTACGGACCGAAGGGCGCCGTGAACAACGGGCCGGTGCAGACGTCGGCCCTGATGGCATCGGGCAGAGCCGCGTTCCAGATCGACTCGAGCAACGAGCTCGACAGCGTCATCGGCGAGCAGTCCAAGGTCGCCGACAAGATCGGCATCATGCCGATCCCCCGCGGGACGGCGAGGAGCCAGCCGACGCTGCTCGCCTGGAACCTCGGGGTGTCGAAGTTCTCGAAGAAGAAGGACCAGTCCTGGCAGTTCATCCAGTGGGCGACGTCGCCGGAGATGATGCTGACGCTCGCCGAGGACGGAGTCGCGCCCCCGCGCGACAAGACCTGGGAGGACCCGGCGTTCCAGAAGCTCCACGCCTCACCCGCCAAGAAGGACTGGGTGACGTCGGTGACCGACATCCTCGCCACCGGCACGGGCGAGGTAGGCCCGCCGGCAGACGACCAGGGCTCGGCGCGCAAGGTCATCGGTGACGAGATCGACAAGGTGATCCTCGGCCAGCAGGACGCCGAGGCCGCGGCGGCGAACATCCAGAAGGGCCTGCAGCCGCTCCTCGCGACCAAGGAGTGA
- a CDS encoding succinate dehydrogenase/fumarate reductase iron-sulfur subunit, with amino-acid sequence MKLFLRIWRQRGPDDKGRLVRYEVDDLSPDMSFLELLDVLNESLAGAGEDPVAFDHDCREGICGACGMVIDGLAHGPQRATTACQLHLRSFDDGQTVTVEPWRSRAFPLVKDLVVDRSAFDRIIEAGGYVSAPTGSAPDAHATPVPKADADEAFEAAACIGCGACVAACPNGSAMLFTAAKTSHLGLLPQGAPERYERVTAMIETHDALGFGGCTNAGACTEVCPKGIPLSTISHLNRDYLRAATGRR; translated from the coding sequence ATGAAACTCTTCCTGCGTATCTGGCGGCAGCGCGGCCCGGACGACAAGGGACGGCTGGTGCGGTACGAGGTCGACGACCTGTCGCCCGACATGTCGTTCCTCGAGCTGCTCGACGTGCTCAACGAGTCGCTCGCCGGGGCCGGCGAGGACCCGGTGGCCTTCGACCACGACTGCCGCGAGGGCATCTGCGGCGCATGCGGCATGGTGATCGACGGCCTCGCCCACGGCCCGCAACGCGCGACGACGGCCTGTCAGCTGCACCTGCGCTCGTTCGACGACGGCCAGACGGTCACGGTGGAGCCCTGGCGCTCGCGCGCGTTCCCGCTCGTGAAGGACCTCGTCGTCGACCGGTCGGCGTTCGACCGCATCATCGAGGCCGGTGGCTACGTCAGCGCGCCCACCGGCAGCGCGCCCGACGCCCACGCGACACCCGTCCCGAAGGCCGACGCCGACGAGGCGTTCGAGGCGGCGGCGTGCATCGGCTGCGGTGCCTGCGTGGCGGCGTGCCCCAACGGCTCGGCCATGCTGTTCACCGCCGCCAAGACGTCCCACCTCGGCCTGCTCCCGCAGGGCGCACCCGAGCGCTACGAACGCGTGACGGCCATGATCGAGACGCACGACGCGCTCGGCTTCGGCGGCTGCACCAACGCCGGCGCGTGCACCGAGGTCTGCCCGAAGGGCATCCCCCTCTCGACGATCTCCCACCTGAACCGCGACTACCTGAGGGCCGCGACCGGCCGCCGCTGA
- a CDS encoding succinate dehydrogenase: protein MSVSLRRPPAPEWLTNSAPARFWHATVGKKAVMATTGALLLLFLVAHMIGNLKVFFGAAAYDHYAHWLRTLGEPVLPFGWFLWILRAVLLAAVVLHIVAAAQLALRAKRARPVGYAGRTRVRGGYAARTMRWGGVLIALFVVYHLLDLTVGTVNPDFRTGEPFHNLTASLGVWFVTLFYTAAMAALALHIRHGLWSALQTLGVVGGRERVTRWGATAVAFVICGGFVIVPWAVLLGLVR, encoded by the coding sequence ATGAGCGTGTCCCTGCGCAGGCCACCGGCGCCGGAGTGGCTGACCAACTCGGCGCCGGCCCGCTTCTGGCACGCGACCGTCGGCAAGAAGGCGGTCATGGCGACCACGGGCGCGCTGCTGCTGCTCTTCCTGGTCGCGCACATGATCGGGAACCTCAAGGTCTTCTTCGGCGCCGCGGCGTACGACCACTACGCCCACTGGTTGCGCACGCTCGGCGAGCCCGTGCTGCCGTTCGGCTGGTTCCTCTGGATCCTGCGTGCCGTCCTGCTCGCCGCCGTGGTGCTGCACATCGTCGCGGCGGCACAGCTGGCACTGCGCGCGAAGCGGGCGCGGCCCGTCGGGTACGCCGGCCGTACGCGGGTGCGCGGCGGGTACGCGGCACGCACGATGCGCTGGGGTGGCGTGCTGATCGCCCTGTTCGTCGTGTACCACCTGCTCGACCTCACGGTCGGCACGGTGAACCCCGACTTCCGTACCGGCGAGCCGTTCCACAACCTCACCGCGAGCCTCGGCGTCTGGTTCGTCACGCTCTTCTACACCGCCGCGATGGCCGCGCTGGCCCTGCACATCAGGCACGGCCTGTGGAGCGCACTGCAGACCCTCGGCGTGGTCGGCGGTCGCGAGCGGGTGACGCGGTGGGGCGCGACGGCGGTCGCGTTCGTGATCTGCGGCGGCTTCGTGATCGTCCCGTGGGCCGTACTCCTCGGACTCGTGAGGTGA
- the sdhA gene encoding succinate dehydrogenase (quinone) flavoprotein subunit, which yields MERYVEGASIADAKAPDGPVEERWESRRFGARLVNPTNKRRLSVIVVGTGLAGGACAATLAELGYQVTSFCYQDSPRRAHSVAAQGGINAAKNYRNDGDSVHRLFYDTVKGGDFRSRESNVHRLAQVSVEIIDQCVAQGVPFAREYGGLLDTRSFGGTQVARTFYARGQTGQQLLLGAYQAMARQIHAGRITSYPRTEMLDLVLSGGRARGVVVRDLVTGRVSTHLADAVVLATGGYGNVFHLSTNAKGCNVTATWRAHRRGALFANPCYTQIHPTCIPVSGPHQSKLTLMSESLRNDGRVWVPTRAGDDRPPNDVPEADRDYYLERMYPSFGNLVPRDIASRAAKNVCDEGRGVGPGRLGVYLDFAEAKERLGHDGVSTRYGNLFEMYERITGEDPYEVPMRIYPAVHYTMGGLWVDYDLASTIPGLFVIGEANFSDHGANRLGASALMQGLADGYFVLPNTIGDYLADGPFEPVHPRHRDVATTEHEVRERVDRLLAVRGDRTVDSFHRELGRLMWDHCGMERSEAGLRKALDRIPELREEFWQRVHVPGDGAQLNQSLERAGRVADFFELAELMCVDALHREESCGGHFRVEHQAGGEALRDDERFSYVAAWEFAGTGSPPVLHREHLDFEYVHPTTRSYT from the coding sequence ATGGAACGCTATGTCGAGGGCGCGTCGATAGCCGACGCCAAGGCGCCCGACGGCCCGGTCGAGGAACGGTGGGAGAGCCGCAGGTTCGGCGCCCGCCTGGTCAACCCGACGAACAAGCGGCGGCTCTCGGTCATCGTCGTGGGCACCGGTCTCGCGGGAGGCGCCTGCGCCGCCACGCTCGCCGAGCTCGGCTATCAGGTGACGAGCTTCTGCTACCAGGACAGCCCGCGCCGTGCGCACAGCGTCGCGGCGCAGGGCGGCATCAACGCGGCGAAGAACTACCGCAACGACGGTGACAGCGTCCACCGGCTGTTCTACGACACCGTGAAGGGCGGCGACTTCCGCTCACGCGAGTCGAACGTCCACCGGCTCGCGCAGGTGAGTGTCGAGATCATCGACCAGTGCGTCGCGCAGGGCGTGCCGTTCGCCAGGGAGTACGGCGGACTCCTCGACACGCGGTCGTTCGGCGGCACCCAGGTCGCGCGTACCTTCTACGCCCGCGGCCAGACGGGCCAGCAGCTACTGCTCGGCGCGTACCAGGCGATGGCCCGCCAGATCCACGCCGGACGGATCACGTCGTACCCGCGCACGGAGATGCTCGACCTCGTGCTCTCGGGCGGCCGTGCCCGCGGCGTGGTCGTCCGCGACCTGGTGACCGGCCGGGTGTCGACGCACCTCGCGGACGCGGTCGTGCTCGCGACCGGCGGCTACGGCAACGTCTTCCACCTCTCGACCAACGCCAAGGGCTGCAACGTCACCGCCACCTGGCGCGCCCACCGGCGGGGCGCGCTGTTCGCGAACCCCTGCTACACGCAGATCCACCCCACGTGCATCCCGGTCAGTGGCCCGCACCAGAGCAAGCTGACCCTGATGAGCGAGTCGCTGCGCAACGACGGACGCGTCTGGGTACCGACGCGTGCGGGCGACGACCGTCCGCCGAACGACGTGCCAGAGGCCGACCGCGACTACTACCTCGAACGGATGTACCCGAGCTTCGGCAACCTCGTCCCGCGCGACATCGCGTCACGCGCGGCGAAGAACGTGTGCGACGAGGGTCGCGGTGTCGGGCCCGGTCGGCTCGGGGTCTACCTCGACTTCGCCGAGGCGAAGGAACGTCTCGGCCACGACGGCGTCTCCACGCGCTACGGCAACCTCTTCGAGATGTACGAGCGCATCACCGGCGAGGACCCGTACGAGGTGCCGATGCGCATCTACCCCGCCGTCCACTACACGATGGGCGGGCTCTGGGTCGACTACGACCTGGCGTCCACGATCCCCGGGCTGTTCGTCATCGGCGAGGCCAACTTCTCCGACCACGGCGCCAACCGGCTCGGCGCGAGCGCGCTCATGCAGGGACTCGCGGACGGCTACTTCGTGCTGCCGAACACGATCGGCGACTACCTCGCGGACGGCCCGTTCGAGCCCGTCCACCCGCGGCACCGCGACGTCGCCACCACCGAGCACGAGGTACGCGAACGCGTCGACCGACTGCTCGCTGTCCGCGGCGACCGCACCGTCGACTCGTTCCACCGCGAGCTGGGCAGGCTGATGTGGGACCACTGCGGCATGGAACGGTCCGAGGCGGGACTGCGCAAGGCGCTCGACCGCATCCCGGAGCTGCGCGAGGAGTTCTGGCAGCGGGTGCACGTCCCCGGCGACGGCGCCCAGCTCAACCAGTCGCTCGAGCGTGCCGGCCGGGTCGCCGACTTCTTCGAGCTCGCGGAGCTGATGTGCGTCGACGCCCTGCACCGCGAGGAGTCGTGCGGCGGCCACTTCCGCGTCGAGCACCAGGCCGGCGGCGAGGCGCTGCGTGACGACGAGCGGTTCTCGTACGTCGCGGCGTGGGAGTTCGCCGGCACCGGCAGTCCACCGGTGCTGCACCGAGAACACCTGGACTTCGAGTACGTCCACCCGACGACCAGGAGCTACACATGA
- a CDS encoding alcohol dehydrogenase catalytic domain-containing protein has translation MDGLVDGTSMLGVTFPGDSTVELGWHEIPVPGPGEVLLRTAASGICGSDLSNAYRERRDRGPRTYTGCIGGHEFAGTVTDLGPGVRAVAEGDLVLVYHVAGCGQCDICREGYMIHCGSPRRRAYGNQRDGGHAPFVLADASTCMPAPTGFSAVDAALMGCGFGTAYEGLRRVDVSGADDVLVVGLGPLGLATAMVARALGARRVVGVEVEESRRRWAKGLPFVDEVVEPGEVATRDQEEAMEAGFQVAVDASGSAAGRQLAIRALRAWGRCALLGEGGEVTLDVSADLLHKEVTVSGSWVTSVGNMARCARLLAEHDLHPEAVVEHVLPLTDADRAYALAAGRGTGKVCFVFDT, from the coding sequence ATGGACGGTCTCGTCGACGGCACGTCGATGCTCGGTGTCACGTTCCCCGGCGACTCGACGGTGGAGCTCGGCTGGCACGAGATCCCTGTGCCGGGACCAGGCGAGGTGCTGTTGCGTACGGCCGCGTCCGGCATCTGCGGCAGCGACCTGAGCAACGCGTACCGGGAGCGCCGTGACCGCGGACCGCGGACGTACACCGGTTGCATCGGAGGTCACGAGTTCGCCGGTACCGTCACCGACCTGGGTCCAGGCGTCCGCGCGGTCGCCGAGGGCGACCTCGTGCTTGTCTACCACGTGGCGGGCTGTGGGCAGTGCGACATCTGTCGCGAGGGCTACATGATCCACTGCGGCTCCCCGCGGCGCCGCGCGTACGGCAACCAGCGCGACGGCGGGCACGCGCCCTTCGTCCTCGCCGACGCGAGCACCTGTATGCCTGCGCCCACCGGGTTCTCCGCGGTCGACGCGGCGCTGATGGGATGCGGGTTCGGCACGGCGTACGAAGGACTGCGCCGGGTGGACGTGAGCGGCGCCGACGACGTCCTCGTCGTCGGGCTCGGCCCGCTGGGTCTCGCGACGGCGATGGTCGCGCGTGCCCTCGGGGCGCGGCGCGTCGTCGGTGTGGAGGTCGAGGAGAGCCGGCGTCGCTGGGCGAAGGGGTTGCCCTTCGTCGACGAGGTCGTGGAGCCCGGCGAGGTCGCCACGCGCGACCAGGAGGAGGCGATGGAGGCCGGCTTCCAGGTTGCCGTCGACGCGTCCGGTTCGGCGGCGGGACGTCAGCTCGCGATACGCGCGCTGCGTGCGTGGGGACGCTGCGCCCTGCTCGGCGAGGGCGGTGAGGTGACCCTCGACGTCTCCGCCGACCTGCTGCACAAGGAGGTCACGGTGTCCGGGTCGTGGGTGACGTCGGTGGGCAACATGGCCCGGTGCGCACGCCTGCTCGCCGAGCACGACCTGCATCCGGAGGCCGTGGTCGAGCACGTCCTGCCGCTCACCGACGCGGACCGGGCGTACGCCCTCGCCGCGGGTCGCGGCACCGGCAAGGTCTGCTTCGTCTTCGACACCTGA
- a CDS encoding ABC transporter permease subunit — MAAGRARAPRSMSPERRRRRESWPLLFPAIALSLLLVVFPILYALGLALSPTSATSLRFDQLTFETFRTMAADPVFWSSVRVTLLIYVGSLIPQLVLGIGIGYVLSREVPGGRYLQTLVLVPSLTAAVVVGLVWLLIYDPTLGVFNYLLGLVGIPAQDWLGDPDRVVWSLILVDVWHWTPLVALIVAAGIRNLPAEPFEAARVDGANSWQIALRIGLPLLRPVITVVALLRTVDLIRYFDTGYIMTQGGPLNASTTMNIYAYRKAFDELQLGFGSAAQLALFALVLLLAAALTWLRRRSELGA, encoded by the coding sequence ATGGCCGCGGGTAGGGCACGAGCGCCGAGGAGCATGTCGCCGGAGCGGCGTCGTCGACGCGAGTCATGGCCGCTGCTGTTCCCCGCGATCGCCCTCTCACTGCTGCTCGTGGTCTTCCCTATCCTCTACGCCCTCGGCCTCGCGCTGTCACCGACCTCGGCGACGTCGCTGCGCTTCGACCAGCTGACGTTCGAGACGTTCCGCACGATGGCCGCCGACCCGGTCTTCTGGTCGTCGGTGCGGGTCACCCTGCTCATCTACGTCGGATCGTTGATACCGCAGCTCGTGCTCGGCATCGGCATCGGCTATGTCCTGAGCAGGGAGGTACCGGGCGGACGCTATCTCCAGACGCTCGTTCTCGTCCCGTCCCTGACGGCGGCCGTCGTGGTCGGTCTCGTCTGGCTGCTCATCTACGACCCCACACTCGGGGTCTTCAACTACCTGCTCGGTCTCGTCGGCATCCCGGCGCAGGACTGGCTCGGCGATCCCGACCGCGTGGTGTGGTCGCTGATCCTCGTCGACGTCTGGCACTGGACGCCGCTCGTGGCGCTGATCGTGGCGGCGGGCATCAGGAACCTGCCGGCAGAGCCGTTCGAGGCGGCGCGTGTCGACGGCGCGAACTCGTGGCAGATCGCGCTGCGCATCGGGCTGCCGCTGTTGCGTCCGGTCATCACCGTCGTCGCGCTGCTGCGGACGGTGGACCTGATCCGCTACTTCGACACCGGTTACATCATGACGCAGGGAGGCCCGCTGAACGCGTCGACGACGATGAACATCTACGCGTACCGCAAGGCGTTCGACGAGCTGCAGCTCGGCTTCGGCAGCGCCGCACAGCTCGCCCTGTTCGCGCTCGTGCTGCTGCTCGCCGCCGCACTCACGTGGCTGAGGAGGCGCAGTGAGCTCGGCGCGTAG